A genomic window from Algoriphagus sp. Y33 includes:
- a CDS encoding LytTR family DNA-binding domain-containing protein — MDSERVVTYQFPSRILLVRMAASLVGAHFLVSFGEQYHIFELLLDPEYYTSLAGSFLIAFILLSIVHYINGKLDANYDWLENLYRRSLLQFLFGLVIPSIIAYLLAAVYFGIHGIFILDTVYLQYDFPVVVILLGLVNLLYIMHYMYQRSKTSGRLETVEKSDFLVHKAGKNILLPIGSIAYFFHHEGDNYVRTLEGEQFLVAQSLDQVQSLLPAKKFFRANRQVIVNRHACEYFEPIENGKLQLIVQPGYADRIIISQKRAKGFREWAEG, encoded by the coding sequence ATGGATTCCGAACGTGTTGTTACATATCAGTTCCCATCTAGAATTCTCCTTGTTCGGATGGCTGCCTCCCTTGTGGGTGCTCATTTCCTGGTTTCATTTGGAGAACAGTATCATATTTTTGAATTGCTACTGGACCCGGAATACTACACCTCTTTGGCTGGGAGTTTTTTAATTGCATTCATCCTGCTCAGCATTGTTCATTATATCAATGGGAAACTGGATGCCAACTATGATTGGTTGGAAAACCTCTACAGGCGTAGCTTATTACAATTCCTTTTTGGCCTGGTAATACCCTCCATCATCGCTTATTTGCTGGCGGCAGTCTATTTTGGCATTCACGGGATCTTTATCCTGGATACAGTTTATCTTCAGTATGATTTTCCTGTGGTGGTTATTTTACTAGGATTAGTCAATCTACTTTACATCATGCATTACATGTACCAGAGATCAAAAACATCTGGTAGGCTGGAAACCGTTGAGAAATCAGATTTTTTGGTTCATAAAGCGGGAAAGAATATTTTACTTCCCATTGGATCCATCGCCTACTTTTTCCACCATGAAGGAGACAACTATGTCAGAACCTTGGAAGGAGAGCAATTCCTGGTTGCCCAATCACTGGACCAGGTACAAAGCCTGTTACCGGCTAAGAAATTTTTTCGGGCAAACCGACAAGTAATTGTGAACCGGCATGCTTGTGAATATTTTGAACCCATAGAAAATGGCAAACTACAATTGATAGTGCAGCCCGGATACGCTGACAGGATTATCATCAGCCAAAAGCGGGCAAAAGGATTTAGGGAATGGGCGGAGGGTTAA
- a CDS encoding RagB/SusD family nutrient uptake outer membrane protein: protein MKTHRILIYMTVIILFSCSGEWLEERPNKALVVPEDIADYELLLNNPNNFNLFPSFGQISSDDYYIPDEAFSSVSNQFERNLYLWVKEDVYAGRPSNDWYVLYRTVFVANTIIGGVEENFTESEAENWNQIKGAAHFHRARAFLQAADLFAPPYKSSEAAITPGIPLRLNPEVSEVSSRATMERTYDQIGEDLEIAIALLPTSVSIKTRPSKAAAYGLAARYYLVLGDYHSALEAANNALEVNSTLLDYNLINSGGNAPFTRFNDEVYFDAALANYSILSSSFSLVDTSLYQSYEDGDIRKEAFFRLGPMGMMFKGTYNGNRGPGSLFGGITTAEMYLVKAECEIRTGNLESGIAVLNALVVNRYRYEEFKPLKAETVKDAILMVIDQRRKELAFRGLRFSDLRRFNQEPDFAVSIFRYFEDQVYELPPNDFRYTLPIPDEVISATDMVQNPR, encoded by the coding sequence ATGAAAACTCACAGAATCCTAATATACATGACGGTTATCATTCTGTTCTCCTGTTCCGGGGAATGGCTGGAGGAACGCCCCAACAAGGCATTGGTGGTACCTGAGGATATAGCAGATTATGAATTACTGCTAAACAATCCGAACAACTTTAATTTATTTCCTTCCTTCGGACAAATATCTTCTGACGATTATTACATACCGGACGAGGCTTTTTCTTCAGTGAGTAACCAATTTGAAAGAAATCTATATCTCTGGGTAAAAGAAGATGTATATGCCGGCAGGCCTTCAAATGACTGGTACGTGCTGTACAGAACGGTTTTTGTCGCCAATACAATTATTGGAGGTGTGGAAGAAAATTTCACAGAATCCGAGGCCGAAAACTGGAACCAGATAAAAGGTGCGGCCCATTTTCATAGGGCAAGGGCCTTTCTACAGGCCGCTGATTTATTTGCACCTCCATATAAGTCATCCGAAGCAGCAATTACTCCCGGCATTCCGCTCAGGCTTAATCCGGAAGTTAGCGAGGTTTCAAGCCGGGCAACTATGGAAAGGACATACGATCAGATTGGTGAAGACCTGGAAATTGCCATTGCTCTGCTACCAACAAGTGTTTCTATTAAAACCAGGCCTTCAAAAGCCGCAGCCTATGGATTGGCGGCCAGGTATTACCTGGTATTAGGGGATTATCATTCAGCCTTGGAAGCAGCGAACAATGCCCTGGAAGTTAATAGCACCTTACTGGATTACAACCTGATCAACAGTGGGGGAAACGCTCCTTTCACGAGATTTAATGATGAAGTCTATTTTGATGCTGCACTGGCCAACTATTCTATTTTATCCAGCTCATTTAGCCTGGTGGATACATCACTGTATCAATCTTATGAAGATGGCGATATCAGGAAAGAGGCTTTTTTCAGATTGGGCCCGATGGGCATGATGTTTAAAGGGACTTATAATGGCAATAGAGGGCCCGGAAGCTTGTTTGGTGGCATCACCACCGCTGAAATGTACCTGGTAAAAGCCGAATGTGAGATAAGGACCGGAAACCTTGAATCCGGAATAGCTGTACTAAACGCTTTGGTTGTCAACCGTTACCGGTATGAAGAATTCAAGCCTTTAAAAGCAGAAACCGTCAAAGATGCCATTCTGATGGTCATAGATCAAAGAAGAAAAGAGCTGGCGTTCCGAGGCCTTCGTTTCTCCGATTTACGCAGGTTCAACCAGGAGCCTGATTTTGCAGTATCCATTTTCAGGTATTTTGAAGATCAGGTATATGAATTACCCCCCAATGACTTCCGGTACACCTTACCTATCCCCGATGAAGTTATTTCAGCAACAGATATGGTTCAAAATCCAAGATAA
- a CDS encoding RNA polymerase sigma-70 factor: MTGSQADNDTWRLILEGNEDAFTELYLEFSPVIKRLLVSYLKSEPLAEDLSQEVFLQLWEERNKLGPIITPKAWLVTCARHKAFNFLKRCAVDQAAKSEILRSYPVSHTRPDEDLTLKDYFLYIEATFQRMPEQTRRIFKKCREEYKTYDEVAAELNITRDAVKKHMVRSMKILRETLERDLGITLTIYWVVAVYSPTMHF; encoded by the coding sequence ATGACTGGAAGCCAGGCTGATAACGACACTTGGCGCCTTATCCTTGAGGGAAATGAAGACGCCTTTACTGAACTCTACCTGGAATTCAGCCCGGTTATCAAGCGTCTATTGGTTTCTTATCTCAAGTCCGAACCTCTTGCAGAAGATCTGAGCCAGGAGGTATTTCTGCAATTATGGGAAGAGCGGAACAAGCTCGGGCCTATTATCACGCCCAAAGCATGGCTGGTAACCTGCGCCCGTCATAAGGCATTTAATTTCCTGAAAAGATGCGCGGTGGACCAGGCTGCCAAATCCGAAATTCTCCGAAGCTATCCTGTCAGCCACACGAGGCCCGATGAGGATTTAACTTTAAAGGATTACTTCTTATACATTGAGGCAACTTTTCAGCGCATGCCTGAACAAACGAGGCGAATCTTTAAAAAATGCAGAGAGGAATATAAAACCTACGATGAGGTAGCTGCTGAATTGAACATAACCAGGGATGCGGTCAAAAAACACATGGTGAGGTCGATGAAAATACTGCGTGAAACTTTAGAAAGAGACCTGGGAATTACCTTGACCATTTACTGGGTGGTCGCAGTTTATTCCCCAACTATGCATTTCTAA
- a CDS encoding FecR family protein, translating into MKDRINKDLLVKRYIENKATEEELAVFFHILEKGELDEQLSEQVLLNERVAHHPKQVSGKTGTRRMYGRISAAASLVLILALGYLFRTELTEFVNPADTLTLHTSPGERKHILLVDGTEVWLSPGSTLSYPDRFQGNYRSVNLTGEAFFDVKSDKEHPFIILSDNVVTKVLGTAFNITAFPDEENITVTLLEGSVALEVGDSGKTIPLTPNQKGVYSKAAQTLQTLPDPEAQKFLDRRKGIFQYEGALLSEISHDLIRQYGVQIFIDKQVADVRFRGRLDSNQEIEIFLDKLAMVTNTKWEQSGNQYIIKPN; encoded by the coding sequence ATGAAAGACCGAATCAACAAAGACCTGCTGGTCAAAAGGTACATCGAAAACAAAGCCACTGAAGAAGAATTGGCCGTTTTCTTCCATATCCTGGAAAAAGGAGAACTGGATGAACAATTATCCGAACAAGTTCTTCTCAATGAAAGAGTTGCCCATCACCCCAAGCAGGTATCCGGTAAAACCGGCACCCGAAGGATGTACGGCCGGATATCTGCGGCAGCTTCCCTAGTACTTATTTTAGCACTTGGCTACCTATTCAGAACTGAATTGACAGAATTTGTTAATCCAGCCGATACTTTAACCCTACACACCTCACCAGGAGAGCGGAAACATATCCTGCTTGTGGATGGAACGGAAGTCTGGCTCAGTCCCGGAAGTACCCTGAGCTATCCTGATAGATTCCAGGGAAATTATCGCTCTGTAAATTTAACAGGCGAAGCCTTTTTTGATGTAAAATCAGATAAGGAGCATCCCTTTATTATTCTTTCCGATAATGTTGTGACGAAGGTACTCGGTACGGCCTTTAACATTACCGCATTCCCGGACGAAGAAAATATTACCGTGACACTGCTGGAAGGTTCCGTGGCATTGGAAGTGGGGGATAGCGGGAAAACAATTCCCTTAACGCCCAATCAAAAAGGCGTGTACTCAAAAGCGGCACAAACTTTACAAACACTTCCGGACCCCGAAGCACAAAAATTTCTCGACCGGAGGAAAGGTATATTTCAGTATGAGGGTGCCTTACTTTCGGAAATCAGCCATGACCTCATTCGTCAATATGGAGTACAGATATTTATTGATAAGCAGGTAGCGGACGTACGATTCAGAGGGAGATTGGACAGCAACCAGGAAATTGAAATTTTCCTGGACAAACTTGCCATGGTAACCAATACCAAATGGGAACAAAGTGGCAACCAATACATTATCAAACCCAATTAA
- a CDS encoding ATP-binding protein produces the protein MAQQLEFIIRELISKNREGSFWDFKSEPHDNNASLLHDILCLANSLHKGDKYLIIGIEESQEGTLVKGLAQNQPNRKKQSNYIDFLRSKSFSGGIRPEIELQTLKIEGSEIDVLIILDRPFKPYTLTEDYKDRGITVKAHHIYTRINDTNTPLNASADLWIVEKMWREKFGIDLNSLDRLKALLREPGNWSMDIGNSNHFYHLIYPEYSIILSEPERFYEPYSYFYTNESSFLGTAKFMYHTTPIAELEYMYCDEMRIMLPVPKTGYLDLEMGDQWYYHYILDSLNGQFLYLLTKGELSLESRGMSAPFIIFKDEAEKQHFEVFLTDNQPLLEQTVVGFAGEFASKNIKRVGKEFGVDPAFADKAYQVFIRWKTKLM, from the coding sequence ATGGCTCAACAGCTTGAATTTATCATCAGGGAATTGATCAGCAAAAACAGGGAAGGGAGTTTCTGGGACTTTAAATCTGAACCGCACGACAATAATGCTTCCCTCCTCCATGACATCCTTTGCCTGGCTAATTCGCTCCATAAAGGAGACAAATACCTTATCATCGGTATAGAGGAAAGTCAAGAAGGAACCTTGGTAAAAGGATTGGCCCAAAATCAGCCCAACAGGAAAAAGCAATCCAACTACATTGATTTCCTTAGAAGCAAAAGTTTTTCGGGAGGCATACGGCCTGAGATTGAACTACAGACACTCAAAATTGAAGGCAGCGAAATAGATGTACTGATAATTCTTGACCGGCCATTTAAGCCCTATACACTGACTGAGGATTACAAGGACAGAGGAATAACAGTCAAAGCCCATCATATCTATACCAGAATAAATGATACTAATACCCCGCTTAACGCCTCCGCAGACCTATGGATTGTGGAGAAAATGTGGCGGGAAAAGTTCGGAATTGATCTTAACTCGCTTGACAGGTTGAAGGCCTTGCTCAGGGAGCCTGGAAACTGGTCTATGGATATTGGCAATAGTAATCATTTTTACCACCTGATATATCCTGAATACTCCATCATCCTGAGCGAACCGGAAAGGTTTTATGAGCCCTATAGCTACTTCTACACCAATGAATCCTCATTTCTGGGAACAGCCAAATTCATGTACCATACCACACCTATTGCGGAATTGGAGTATATGTATTGCGATGAAATGCGGATCATGCTTCCTGTGCCAAAAACCGGCTACCTTGATTTAGAGATGGGAGACCAATGGTACTATCACTACATATTGGATTCCTTGAATGGGCAGTTTTTATATCTTTTGACGAAGGGTGAGCTTTCCCTGGAGTCGAGAGGAATGTCCGCACCCTTTATCATTTTCAAGGATGAGGCAGAAAAGCAGCATTTCGAAGTTTTTTTAACTGACAACCAACCCCTTCTAGAACAAACTGTTGTTGGATTTGCCGGAGAATTTGCCTCAAAAAACATCAAGAGGGTAGGGAAAGAATTTGGTGTTGACCCAGCTTTCGCGGATAAAGCATACCAGGTATTTATTAGGTGGAAAACAAAGCTAATGTAG
- a CDS encoding trypsin-like serine protease, which yields MKKYLLLLCLPLVMAGIFRDDVNEREYLKLAKEPQFDCVGRIVSSTGKRGGSCTLIKEDYVLTAGHIALFKDEKVRSGETEIFIEFNEEKYAVAEIFIHPYFHIDSIRTDLAVLRLCHPVKGIAIPKLNQSLQEVGNIGYGVGFGASGPAKPRGLVEFYDKKIAGMNMIDTLSENRDPDTGAFLAFWTDFDSPHDPDSCNIMGDKEPLPLEYTPTGGDSGGGMFIIKNDEYLLAGVCSSSGYDKLRAEDRYGTSAGWMRVSVYYDWIQSIINPGA from the coding sequence ATGAAAAAATACCTTTTATTACTTTGCCTGCCTTTGGTTATGGCAGGTATATTCAGAGATGATGTAAATGAGCGGGAGTATTTAAAACTTGCTAAAGAGCCTCAATTCGATTGTGTGGGGCGTATTGTAAGCTCAACAGGAAAAAGAGGTGGTTCCTGTACCCTGATAAAAGAAGATTATGTCTTGACAGCGGGGCATATTGCACTTTTCAAGGATGAAAAGGTCAGAAGCGGTGAAACCGAAATTTTCATAGAATTTAATGAAGAGAAATACGCCGTAGCTGAAATTTTTATACACCCTTACTTTCATATAGACTCCATCAGGACGGATTTAGCGGTACTCAGGCTTTGCCACCCCGTGAAAGGCATCGCCATTCCAAAATTAAATCAAAGTTTACAAGAAGTAGGAAACATCGGTTACGGGGTCGGGTTCGGAGCGTCCGGCCCTGCTAAACCAAGAGGGCTGGTTGAGTTTTATGATAAGAAAATCGCCGGAATGAACATGATTGATACCCTTAGCGAAAACAGGGACCCTGATACAGGAGCCTTTCTGGCATTCTGGACAGATTTTGACAGTCCCCATGATCCGGATTCTTGTAATATTATGGGAGACAAAGAGCCCTTACCTCTCGAATACACACCTACCGGAGGGGACAGCGGCGGAGGCATGTTTATTATTAAAAATGATGAGTACCTACTGGCGGGTGTTTGTAGTTCTTCAGGATATGACAAGCTCAGGGCTGAAGACAGGTACGGTACATCTGCGGGCTGGATGAGGGTATCCGTCTATTACGACTGGATACAAAGTATCATTAACCCGGGCGCTTAA
- a CDS encoding Shedu immune nuclease family protein, translating to MIKFYSLDSKLILSYTPDRAGNERWAIERIEEGEDVLLKRTFKFKPEDVYSKSDEDEFIEDDLFNENEGTIEFVLGTVVEYSLGEDRCNYYEITKGVLVEEFSIFISTELELDVKYFVADNNISVFDTIFKFLSEDLYIGGFHPNALPLKDFLLLIRNFPNTWEKKLYARSRLTSILRQYFENVEDATKKYERYLNKKISGKGSDLQKMFKKQELQKYQTILDKIKQMLASERGYSENQWQKEILQIILLLFPKYIFSFTEGPIRTDVNRRVDFLLVDAGGNIDILEIKKPHDIPILSNREYRNNYIPQKELSGTIMQVEKYLYHLNRWAYKGEKELTEKYKKELPVGFSLKITNPAGMIIMGRDNDLNVEQKLDFEVVRRKYKNLIDILTYDDLIRRLEFTINSLRNA from the coding sequence ATGATCAAATTCTATTCACTTGATTCAAAATTGATCCTGTCATATACGCCAGATCGTGCTGGTAACGAAAGATGGGCCATTGAACGCATTGAAGAAGGTGAAGATGTTTTGCTTAAACGCACTTTTAAATTCAAGCCTGAAGATGTTTATAGTAAATCTGACGAAGATGAATTCATCGAGGATGATCTTTTCAATGAGAATGAGGGTACGATTGAGTTCGTATTGGGAACAGTTGTCGAATATTCTTTGGGTGAAGATAGATGTAATTACTACGAAATTACAAAAGGGGTACTTGTTGAAGAATTTAGCATTTTCATTTCAACTGAATTGGAATTAGATGTTAAGTACTTCGTTGCGGATAACAATATCTCAGTATTCGATACCATATTTAAATTCTTATCCGAGGACCTGTATATAGGAGGGTTTCATCCCAATGCTTTGCCTTTGAAGGATTTTTTATTGCTCATCCGGAATTTCCCGAATACCTGGGAGAAGAAGTTGTACGCAAGGTCCAGGTTGACATCTATACTCCGGCAATATTTTGAGAATGTCGAAGACGCAACAAAAAAGTATGAGCGGTACCTGAATAAAAAGATTTCCGGGAAAGGTTCCGATCTCCAAAAAATGTTTAAAAAACAGGAACTCCAAAAGTATCAAACTATATTGGATAAGATAAAACAAATGCTGGCTTCGGAAAGGGGTTACTCAGAAAACCAGTGGCAAAAAGAAATTCTGCAGATTATCCTTTTGCTCTTCCCAAAGTATATTTTTTCATTTACTGAAGGACCGATCCGGACGGACGTGAATAGGAGGGTTGATTTCCTGCTTGTTGACGCAGGCGGAAATATTGATATTCTTGAGATCAAGAAACCTCATGATATTCCCATACTATCTAATAGAGAATACCGAAATAATTATATCCCGCAGAAGGAACTTTCCGGGACGATCATGCAGGTAGAAAAATATCTCTACCATTTAAACCGTTGGGCATACAAGGGGGAAAAGGAACTGACAGAAAAATATAAAAAAGAACTTCCGGTAGGGTTTTCTTTGAAAATCACTAATCCGGCAGGTATGATTATAATGGGAAGGGACAACGATCTCAATGTTGAACAAAAACTTGATTTCGAGGTCGTCAGGAGGAAATACAAAAACCTGATCGATATTCTTACCTATGATGACCTGATCAGGCGATTGGAATTCACCATAAACAGTCTTAGAAATGCATAG
- a CDS encoding SusC/RagA family TonB-linked outer membrane protein, with product MKKNLLPHAIGAWTGTGHIPNAGLPEVPGKYEQHTSLQRIMQSLIWLILRFMRWSTVILGIICCSAATLMAIPSNGQSPLDKKVTLSLAKAPLATALKELETSSGIPLVYGGEVYSGNYVLSISARDWPVRKVLDHFFKELPFNYKESDGEILVTYSPQQKIPLAKPIPEAPDINDFQTEVSGTVTDSLGQALIGVTVQVKGSSSGTVTDADGYFILREIPDNSILVFRMVGYQTQEVEVGNSTQLKITLKESISQLQGVTVSTGYETIPLERATGSFSIVDQELFNRRVSPDVLSRIEGVTNGVLFNRSSTGAPSISIRGNSTIYGNASPLIILDGFPFDGRLEDINPNDIDQVTVLKDAAAASLWGTRSGNGVIVINTRKGKLHQPLRIEINSNVTVGARPDLNYKPMVSSSAFIEMERELFQSSFYRGEETNTFTRPPLSPVVELLIAQRDGLISESEVNTQLSQFQEIDVREEFDRYFQRNSLSQQYAFNASGGSAAVRYYFSAGYDRNLSNLVGNHSERLTLSSQNTFSLFKGLSLQTGLMYIQNKGAINNPGYGMLNSSTGTKGLYPYARLADNDGQALPVAWGYRTPFTEEAESAGLLDWSYYPLGDLQQSNNRQKADYIRVNTGLNYQILPGLKIMASYQMESSVDRNTDLRNQQMYETRNLINRFTQTNEDGTLSRPVPEGEILSTFTNTLMGHTSRVQLDFYKNINQRHEITALGGFEVKETQRNGDTFTLYGYNPSRLTSQAVNHNTLYKLYNSTIFTDNIPSLRTITDLTDRFRSYYSNASYTYLGKYTFSASARMDESNLFGVAANQRRVPLWSSGFKWLITGEPFLNSDVIDQLVLRSTYGINGNIDKSVTAYTTANSSIDFSTLLPTSDIINPPNPDLKWERIAIFNIGTDFSIFNGRISGSLEWYQKKGSDLLGFIEADPTTGVLRYKGNVASIKGNGWDVQVQTVNINKSVQWNTRLLFSYVKDEVTDINLGSILRGNTITQQQAAFAGSPINIIPVQGRPVYGMYSYQFAGLDAENGNPLGYLDGMITDNYSALRSTTDLSNLIFHGSARPTYFGSIMNDVSWKQFSLSMNVIYKLGYFFRKGTVDFTAISRNWNGHVDFERRWLQPGDETTTNIPSLPMLANTARNDFYQYTDITVLNASHARLQDIRISYRFPSGLTAGTGQMPVELYLYMNNVGIIWRANREKIDPDYVPVNNATALPLPRTIAAGFRIAF from the coding sequence ATGAAAAAAAATCTACTCCCCCATGCAATAGGTGCATGGACCGGGACCGGGCATATCCCCAATGCGGGGCTACCCGAAGTACCCGGAAAGTATGAGCAACACACTTCGCTACAGCGAATAATGCAGTCGCTCATTTGGTTAATCCTCAGGTTTATGAGATGGTCAACCGTCATACTCGGAATTATCTGCTGTTCAGCAGCCACGTTGATGGCCATACCTTCCAACGGACAATCCCCCCTTGATAAAAAGGTAACGCTTTCCCTGGCAAAAGCCCCATTGGCCACAGCACTAAAGGAGCTTGAAACAAGCAGCGGAATTCCCCTGGTGTACGGAGGCGAGGTGTATTCAGGAAATTATGTCCTTAGTATATCAGCCCGGGATTGGCCTGTAAGAAAAGTACTTGATCATTTCTTTAAAGAATTACCCTTTAATTATAAAGAGTCTGACGGGGAGATCCTGGTCACTTATAGTCCTCAGCAGAAAATCCCGCTTGCTAAGCCAATACCTGAAGCCCCTGATATCAATGACTTTCAAACAGAGGTTTCAGGAACCGTGACAGACAGTCTTGGGCAGGCGTTAATTGGAGTTACTGTTCAAGTGAAAGGTAGTAGCTCAGGGACAGTTACAGATGCAGATGGTTATTTTATTCTGCGGGAAATCCCTGATAATTCAATACTTGTTTTTCGGATGGTAGGGTACCAAACCCAGGAGGTAGAAGTAGGAAATAGTACTCAATTGAAAATCACACTTAAGGAAAGCATCTCACAATTGCAGGGTGTAACTGTAAGTACCGGCTACGAGACAATTCCATTGGAAAGAGCGACAGGTTCATTCTCAATTGTAGATCAGGAATTGTTCAACAGGCGGGTTTCTCCTGATGTCCTCAGCAGGATTGAAGGGGTGACAAATGGTGTGCTGTTTAATCGAAGCAGTACAGGAGCCCCCAGCATTTCCATCAGGGGGAACAGTACTATTTATGGTAACGCATCACCGTTGATCATCCTGGACGGGTTTCCTTTTGACGGGAGGTTGGAAGATATTAATCCCAATGACATTGATCAGGTCACAGTATTAAAAGATGCCGCCGCCGCATCGCTTTGGGGAACAAGGTCAGGTAACGGCGTCATCGTCATCAATACCAGGAAAGGCAAACTACACCAACCTTTAAGAATTGAGATTAATAGTAATGTCACAGTTGGGGCGCGTCCGGATTTAAATTATAAACCCATGGTATCCTCATCAGCTTTTATCGAAATGGAGCGGGAGTTATTTCAAAGCAGTTTCTATCGTGGTGAAGAAACAAATACGTTCACCCGGCCGCCGCTTTCTCCTGTTGTAGAATTATTAATTGCTCAAAGAGATGGGCTAATAAGCGAGAGTGAGGTGAATACACAATTGAGCCAGTTCCAGGAAATTGATGTCCGGGAAGAGTTCGACAGGTACTTCCAGAGAAACAGTTTATCACAGCAATATGCTTTTAATGCGTCGGGGGGCAGTGCTGCCGTGCGTTACTACTTTTCAGCGGGATACGACCGGAACCTGTCAAACCTTGTTGGCAATCATTCGGAAAGGTTGACACTCAGCTCCCAAAATACCTTTTCCTTATTCAAGGGATTATCCCTGCAAACAGGACTGATGTATATTCAGAACAAAGGGGCGATTAATAACCCTGGTTACGGAATGCTCAATTCTTCTACCGGGACAAAGGGTTTATATCCATATGCGAGATTAGCCGATAATGACGGCCAGGCATTGCCTGTGGCATGGGGATACAGAACCCCTTTTACCGAAGAAGCGGAAAGCGCGGGTTTACTCGACTGGTCCTATTATCCTCTAGGTGATTTACAACAATCCAATAATAGGCAGAAAGCTGATTACATCAGGGTTAATACCGGGCTCAATTACCAGATTCTTCCCGGGCTGAAAATTATGGCCAGTTACCAAATGGAGAGTAGTGTTGACCGTAATACTGATCTCAGGAACCAACAGATGTATGAAACCAGGAACCTGATCAACAGGTTTACCCAAACCAATGAAGATGGCACATTGTCCAGGCCTGTTCCGGAAGGGGAAATATTGTCCACTTTTACAAACACCTTGATGGGACATACAAGCCGGGTTCAATTGGATTTTTATAAAAACATCAATCAGCGCCATGAAATAACGGCGTTAGGAGGTTTTGAAGTTAAGGAAACTCAAAGAAACGGAGATACATTCACTCTTTACGGTTACAATCCTTCCAGGCTGACCAGCCAGGCTGTTAACCATAATACTCTTTATAAGTTATACAATTCAACCATTTTTACCGACAATATTCCCAGTCTACGGACGATTACTGATCTCACTGACAGGTTCAGGTCTTATTACAGTAATGCTTCTTACACCTACCTTGGAAAATACACTTTCTCCGCCAGTGCCAGAATGGATGAATCCAATTTATTCGGGGTTGCAGCCAACCAGAGAAGGGTTCCGCTCTGGTCTTCGGGATTTAAATGGCTTATCACAGGAGAACCATTTCTGAATTCAGATGTAATAGATCAATTAGTATTGCGAAGCACCTACGGGATCAACGGCAATATTGACAAATCAGTAACCGCATATACAACAGCCAACAGCTCTATTGATTTTAGTACCTTATTGCCCACTTCCGATATCATTAATCCACCCAACCCCGATCTCAAATGGGAACGGATAGCGATCTTCAACATAGGAACTGATTTTAGTATTTTTAATGGTAGGATTTCAGGCAGCCTGGAATGGTACCAAAAAAAGGGTAGTGACCTGCTCGGGTTTATTGAAGCGGACCCAACCACCGGTGTATTGCGGTATAAGGGAAATGTGGCTTCAATCAAAGGAAATGGATGGGACGTCCAGGTGCAAACGGTGAACATCAATAAAAGCGTGCAATGGAATACCAGGCTCCTATTCAGTTACGTAAAAGACGAGGTAACGGATATCAATCTCGGCAGCATCCTCAGAGGCAATACTATCACACAGCAACAGGCGGCATTTGCCGGTTCTCCAATTAATATTATTCCTGTCCAGGGACGACCCGTGTACGGGATGTATAGTTATCAATTCGCGGGGCTTGACGCCGAAAACGGCAACCCGCTTGGCTACCTGGATGGTATGATAACGGATAATTACAGTGCACTCAGGAGCACAACGGACCTTTCCAACCTTATTTTCCACGGCAGCGCCAGGCCCACCTATTTCGGCTCTATCATGAATGATGTCAGTTGGAAACAATTCAGTCTATCTATGAATGTAATTTATAAGCTGGGATATTTCTTCCGAAAGGGTACAGTTGATTTCACAGCAATCAGCAGAAACTGGAATGGACATGTAGATTTTGAGCGTCGTTGGCTTCAACCCGGCGATGAAACGACCACTAATATACCTTCCCTTCCCATGTTGGCTAACACTGCCAGGAATGATTTTTACCAGTACACAGACATTACAGTTCTTAATGCCTCTCACGCCAGGTTACAAGACATTCGCATTAGCTATCGCTTCCCGTCTGGTTTAACCGCCGGAACCGGGCAAATGCCTGTGGAATTATACCTCTATATGAACAATGTCGGTATTATATGGAGGGCGAACCGGGAAAAGATTGACCCGGACTATGTGCCTGTAAACAATGCTACAGCATTACCATTACCACGCACTATCGCAGCAGGCTTTAGAATAGCTTTCTGA